Proteins from a single region of Bactrocera neohumeralis isolate Rockhampton unplaced genomic scaffold, APGP_CSIRO_Bneo_wtdbg2-racon-allhic-juicebox.fasta_v2 cluster10, whole genome shotgun sequence:
- the LOC126765321 gene encoding uncharacterized protein LOC126765321, whose protein sequence is MENIFDEIDLEDCPTTSSTPAKDQLHLKRKKFNTSGCYNTEVSISKRPVEGNEVIDILTTISKQLDDLTTRVCDLETKIDKHLKENIIHKSEEMAQQKTVRECKVLIRKIHQSVCRMTGEDVDNVQTEIASTLPLNTLAAALEMDEKLKCDEFAATTKQFVLRIKGTSDSVHDVLRSLYTDELLYLCNWDGRGGKQPLSKFLLVSNILYDSFITYGLAMFEKQVRKAIEMRHHRHKQRIYRKRKTEERTL, encoded by the exons atggaaaatatatttgacgAAATTGACTTGGAGGATTGTCCAACAACGTCTTCAACTCCCGCAAaag acCAATTACATTTAAAGCGTAAAAAGTTTAACACGTCTGGTTGCTACAATACAGAGGTCAGCATTTCAAAACGACCTGTGGAAGGAAACG AGgttattgacattttaaccACTATTTCCAAACAGCTTGACGATTTGACGACGAGGGTATGCGATTTGGAAACTAAAATCGATAagcatttaaaagaaaat atTATTCATAAAAGTGAAGAAATGGCGCAGCAAAAAACGGTTCGTGAATGCAAGGTCCTCATCCGCAAAATTCATCAATCGGTATGCCGAATGACTGGTGAAGATGTCGACAACGTTCAAACCGAAATTGCTTCCACCCTACCATTAAATACGCTTGCTGCAGCTTTGGAAATGGACGAAAAATTGAAATGCGACGAATTTGCTGCTACAACG aaaCAATTCGTTTTGAGGATAAAAGGTACTTCAGATAGTGTACATGATGTGTTGCGAAGTCTGTACACTGATGAACTTCTTTATTTATGTAACTGGGACGGTAGGGGTGGGAAGCAACCTCTCTCCAAATTCCTGCTGGTTTCCAACATTTTATACG attCATTCATAACGTATGGATTGGCAATGTTCGAAAAACAAGTTCGAAAAGCCATTGAAATGAGACACCATAGGCACAAACAAAGAATTTATAGGAAGAGGAAAACTGAGGAGAGAaccctttaa